A genomic window from Salvia splendens isolate huo1 chromosome 11, SspV2, whole genome shotgun sequence includes:
- the LOC121755608 gene encoding histidine kinase 4-like isoform X2, translated as MGEKRQGCQMMAVRGNEAEGTERRHSALLTYCSNRGVLGISILLMLFLSKNIYDHMDDEQQKRRKEVLVGMCDQRARMLQDQFSVSVNHVHALAILVSTFHFYKNPSAIDQETFAEYTARTAFERPLLSGVAYAQRILNSEREEFERQHGWIIRTMDEEEPSPIRDEYAPVIFSQETVSYIESLDMMSGEEDRENILRARATGKAVLTSPFRLLNSHHLGVVLTFPVYNSKLPPNPTVQERIEATAGYLGGAFDVESLVENLLGQLSGNQGIAVIVYDVTNSSDRLIMYGHQSLESDMSLKHVSRLNFGDPFRRHEMICGYLQEAPTSWIALTTSFFVFVIGILVAYMIYSAAIHIVKVEDDFRKMQDLKSQAEAADIAKSQFLATVSHEIRTPMNGILGMLQLLLDTELSSAQKDYAQTAEACGEVLITLINEVLDRAKIEARRLELEAVPFDVRSILDDVLSLFSEKSRQKGVELAVFVSDEVPEVVVGDPGRFRQVITNLVGNSVKFTEQGHIFVQVLLAAQAKSVMDAKTEICMNGESECKVQSCIRQCNTLSGRQAADDRSSWVTDKHLDDESGDASSTVMNGDASTTVMNGDASHGVTLMVSVEDTGIGIPEQAQKRVFTPFMQADSSTSRNYGGTGIGLSISKCLVELMGGQMDFKSRPQIGSTFFFAVKFQSCENNLIVNLKKSLSDDLPNSFKGIKAVIVDGKPVRAAVTKYHLKRIGIQAQTVGSIAKAVAVFGKYGSLISRDEKPPDVLLVEKDLWIPGEEYDMMQLSSWRKNGHLYKLPKMVLLATNITVAECEKAKVAGFEDTVIMKPLRASMVAACLQQVLGIGKKRQHGKELLNRSIGKSGLLSGKKFLVVDDNVVNRRVAAGALKKFGAEVHCASSGQEALKLLQIPHEFSACFMDIQMPEMDGFQATTLIREMERRANAHVNRECTTEGEARKGEWHIPILAMTADVIHATLEKCLKIGMDGYVSKPFQEKSLYEAVAKFFEPKETINSS; from the exons ATGGGTGAGAAAAGGCAAGGGTGCCAAATGATGGCTGTGAGGGGGAATGAAGCAGAGGGGACTGAGAGAAGACATTCTGCTCTGCTGACATACTGTTCGAATCGTGGGGTTTTGGGAATCTCGATCTTGCTAATGTTGTTTCTGAGTAAGAATATCTATGATCATATGGATGATGAGCAGCAGAAGAGGAGGAAGGAAGTTCTTGTAGGCATGTGTGATCAGAGGGCTAGGATGTTGCAGGATCAGTTTAGTGTTAGTGTTAATCATGTCCATGCCCTTGCCATCCTCGTCTCTACTTTTCATTTTTACAAGAATCCCTCTGCAATTGATCAG GAAACCTTTGCAGAATACACAGCTAGAACAGCTTTTGAGAGGCCGTTATTGAGTGGGGTGGCCTATGCTCAGAGGATTCTGAATTCTGAGAGGGAAGAATTCGAGAGGCAGCACGGATGGATCATTAGAACAATGGATGAAGAAGAGCCTTCCCCGATTAGGGATGAGTATGCACCTGTGATATTCTCTCAAGAAACTGTTTCCTACATTGAATCACTTGATATGATGTCAGGGGAG GAGGACCGTGAAAACATACTGAGGGCTCGGGCTACTGGTAAAGCAGTCCTTACTAGCCCATTTAGGTTGCTAAACTCACATCATCTTGGGGTTGTTTTGACGTTTCCGGTTTACAATTCCAAGCTTCCGCCTAACCCGACTGTGCAAGAGCGCATTGAAGCAACTGCAGG GTACCTAGGTGGGGCCTTCGATGTTGAGTCCCTTGTTGAGAATCTACTTGGGCAACTTTCTGGGAACCAGGGGATTGCTGTTATTGTATACGATGTTACCAACTCTTCTGATCGTTTGATCATGTATGGCCATCAATCTCTAGAAAGTGATATGTCACTTAAGCATGTGAGCAGGCTTAACTTCGGAGACCCATTCCGCAGACATGAGATGATATGTGG GTACCTTCAGGAGGCTCCAACATCCTGGATTGCGCTAACAACATCATTCTTTGTCTTCGTGATTGGCATCTTAGTTGCATATATGATATATAGCGCCGCTATTCACATTGTGAAAGTTGAAGATGATTTTCGTAAAATGCAGGATCTGAAATCTCAAGCGGAAGCTGCAGATATAGCCAAATCTCAG TTTTTGGCTACTGTTTCTCACGAAATAAGAACTCCCATGAACGGGATCCTGG GGATGCTACAGTTGTTATTAGACACGGAGCTGAGTTCGGCGCAAAAGGACTATGCTCAAACAGCTGAAGCTTGTGGAGAAGTACTGATAACCTTGATAAATGAAGTGCTTGACAGGGCAAAGATTGAAGCTCGCAGGTTGGAGCTTGAGGCTGTCCCGTTCGACGTCAGGTCAATTCTAGATGATGTTTTGTCCTTATTCTCTGAGAAATCAAGGCAAAAGGGTGTCGAG TTGGCTGTTTTTGTGTCAGATGAAGTGCCCGAAGTTGTCGTCGGGGATCCTGGAAGATTTAGGCAGGTCATCACCAATCTTGTTGGGAACTCAGTAAAA TTTACTGAGCAAGGACATATATTTGTTCAAGTCCTTTTGGCTGCACAAGCAAAGTCAGTTATGGATGCGAAGACTGAAATATGCATGAATGGAGAATCTGAGTGCAAAGTGCAATCTTGCATTCGACAGTGCAATACTCTGAGCGGTAGACAAGCTGCCGATGACCGCAGCAGCTGGGTAACCGATAAACATTTAGATGATGAATCTGGTGATGCTTCGAGTACTGTGATGAACGGTGATGCTTCAACAACTGTGATGAATGGTGATGCTTCTCACGGTGTTACCTTGATGGTAAGTGTCGAAGATACTGGGATCGGTATCCCTGAGCAAGCACAAAAGCGGGTGTTCACACCGTTTATGCAGGCAGACAGCTCAACTTCTAGAAATTACGGAGGAACTGGTATTGGGTTGAGCATTAGCAAGTGCCTAGTTGAGCTAATGGGTGGTCAAATGGACTTCAAAAGCCGTCCTCAAATAGGAAGCACGTTCTTTTTCGCTGTTAAGTTTCAGAGCTGTGAGAATAATTTGATCGTAAATCTGAAGAAATCTCTTTCTGATGATCTGCCTAACTCGTTTAAGGGTATAAAAGCAGTTATAGTTGATGGCAAACCGGTTAGAGCTGCTGTCACAAAGTACCACTTGAAGCGAATCGGTATTCAGGCCCAGACCGTTGGTAGCATAGCAAAGGCAGTTGCAGTTTTCGGAAAATATGGCTCCCTGATTTCTAG AGATGAAAAGCCGCCAGATGTATTACTCGTTGAAAAGGATTTGTGGATCCCCGGTGAAGAATATGACATGATGCAGTTATCGAGCTGGAGAAAAAATGGCCATTTGTataaacttccaaagatggtcCTTCTTGCAACCAACATCACTGTTGCCGAGTGTGAGAAAGCGAAGGTGGCTGGATTTGAAGATACTGTCATCATGAAACCTCTGAGAGCGAGTATGGTGGCTGCGTGCTTGCAGCAGGTATTGGGGATCGGCAAAAAAAGGCAGCACGGGAAGGAATTGCTGAATAGAAGTATCGGTAAATCTGGCTTGCTATCTGGCAAGAAGTTTCTGGTGGTTGATGATAACGTGGTGAACCGTAGAGTTGCTGCCGGTGCCCTAAAAAAATTCGGTGCAGAAGTGCACTGCGCTTCGAGTGGCCAAGAGGCTCTGAAGTTGCTCCAAATACCACACGAGTTCAGTGCCTGCTTCATGGATATTCAGATGCCTGAAATGGACGG GTTTCAGGCAACCACTCTTATTCGGGAAATGGAGCGTAGAGCAAACGCACACGTGAACAGAGAGTGCACCACAGAAGGAGAGGCAAGGAAGGGTGAGTGGCACATCCCAATATTGGCGATGACGGCTGATGTCATACACGCCACGCTAGAGAAATGTTTGAAGATCGGCATGGATGGATATGTGTCGAAACCTTTCCAGGAGAAGAGTCTGTACGAGGCTGTGGCGAAGTTCTTCGAACCAAAGGAAACCATAAACTCTTCTTGA
- the LOC121755608 gene encoding histidine kinase 4-like isoform X1, producing the protein MGEKRQGCQMMAVRGNEAEGTERRHSALLTYCSNRGVLGISILLMLFLSKNIYDHMDDEQQKRRKEVLVGMCDQRARMLQDQFSVSVNHVHALAILVSTFHFYKNPSAIDQETFAEYTARTAFERPLLSGVAYAQRILNSEREEFERQHGWIIRTMDEEEPSPIRDEYAPVIFSQETVSYIESLDMMSGEFLLSTQEDRENILRARATGKAVLTSPFRLLNSHHLGVVLTFPVYNSKLPPNPTVQERIEATAGYLGGAFDVESLVENLLGQLSGNQGIAVIVYDVTNSSDRLIMYGHQSLESDMSLKHVSRLNFGDPFRRHEMICGYLQEAPTSWIALTTSFFVFVIGILVAYMIYSAAIHIVKVEDDFRKMQDLKSQAEAADIAKSQFLATVSHEIRTPMNGILGMLQLLLDTELSSAQKDYAQTAEACGEVLITLINEVLDRAKIEARRLELEAVPFDVRSILDDVLSLFSEKSRQKGVELAVFVSDEVPEVVVGDPGRFRQVITNLVGNSVKFTEQGHIFVQVLLAAQAKSVMDAKTEICMNGESECKVQSCIRQCNTLSGRQAADDRSSWVTDKHLDDESGDASSTVMNGDASTTVMNGDASHGVTLMVSVEDTGIGIPEQAQKRVFTPFMQADSSTSRNYGGTGIGLSISKCLVELMGGQMDFKSRPQIGSTFFFAVKFQSCENNLIVNLKKSLSDDLPNSFKGIKAVIVDGKPVRAAVTKYHLKRIGIQAQTVGSIAKAVAVFGKYGSLISRDEKPPDVLLVEKDLWIPGEEYDMMQLSSWRKNGHLYKLPKMVLLATNITVAECEKAKVAGFEDTVIMKPLRASMVAACLQQVLGIGKKRQHGKELLNRSIGKSGLLSGKKFLVVDDNVVNRRVAAGALKKFGAEVHCASSGQEALKLLQIPHEFSACFMDIQMPEMDGFQATTLIREMERRANAHVNRECTTEGEARKGEWHIPILAMTADVIHATLEKCLKIGMDGYVSKPFQEKSLYEAVAKFFEPKETINSS; encoded by the exons ATGGGTGAGAAAAGGCAAGGGTGCCAAATGATGGCTGTGAGGGGGAATGAAGCAGAGGGGACTGAGAGAAGACATTCTGCTCTGCTGACATACTGTTCGAATCGTGGGGTTTTGGGAATCTCGATCTTGCTAATGTTGTTTCTGAGTAAGAATATCTATGATCATATGGATGATGAGCAGCAGAAGAGGAGGAAGGAAGTTCTTGTAGGCATGTGTGATCAGAGGGCTAGGATGTTGCAGGATCAGTTTAGTGTTAGTGTTAATCATGTCCATGCCCTTGCCATCCTCGTCTCTACTTTTCATTTTTACAAGAATCCCTCTGCAATTGATCAG GAAACCTTTGCAGAATACACAGCTAGAACAGCTTTTGAGAGGCCGTTATTGAGTGGGGTGGCCTATGCTCAGAGGATTCTGAATTCTGAGAGGGAAGAATTCGAGAGGCAGCACGGATGGATCATTAGAACAATGGATGAAGAAGAGCCTTCCCCGATTAGGGATGAGTATGCACCTGTGATATTCTCTCAAGAAACTGTTTCCTACATTGAATCACTTGATATGATGTCAGGGGAG TTCCTTTTGTCAACACAGGAGGACCGTGAAAACATACTGAGGGCTCGGGCTACTGGTAAAGCAGTCCTTACTAGCCCATTTAGGTTGCTAAACTCACATCATCTTGGGGTTGTTTTGACGTTTCCGGTTTACAATTCCAAGCTTCCGCCTAACCCGACTGTGCAAGAGCGCATTGAAGCAACTGCAGG GTACCTAGGTGGGGCCTTCGATGTTGAGTCCCTTGTTGAGAATCTACTTGGGCAACTTTCTGGGAACCAGGGGATTGCTGTTATTGTATACGATGTTACCAACTCTTCTGATCGTTTGATCATGTATGGCCATCAATCTCTAGAAAGTGATATGTCACTTAAGCATGTGAGCAGGCTTAACTTCGGAGACCCATTCCGCAGACATGAGATGATATGTGG GTACCTTCAGGAGGCTCCAACATCCTGGATTGCGCTAACAACATCATTCTTTGTCTTCGTGATTGGCATCTTAGTTGCATATATGATATATAGCGCCGCTATTCACATTGTGAAAGTTGAAGATGATTTTCGTAAAATGCAGGATCTGAAATCTCAAGCGGAAGCTGCAGATATAGCCAAATCTCAG TTTTTGGCTACTGTTTCTCACGAAATAAGAACTCCCATGAACGGGATCCTGG GGATGCTACAGTTGTTATTAGACACGGAGCTGAGTTCGGCGCAAAAGGACTATGCTCAAACAGCTGAAGCTTGTGGAGAAGTACTGATAACCTTGATAAATGAAGTGCTTGACAGGGCAAAGATTGAAGCTCGCAGGTTGGAGCTTGAGGCTGTCCCGTTCGACGTCAGGTCAATTCTAGATGATGTTTTGTCCTTATTCTCTGAGAAATCAAGGCAAAAGGGTGTCGAG TTGGCTGTTTTTGTGTCAGATGAAGTGCCCGAAGTTGTCGTCGGGGATCCTGGAAGATTTAGGCAGGTCATCACCAATCTTGTTGGGAACTCAGTAAAA TTTACTGAGCAAGGACATATATTTGTTCAAGTCCTTTTGGCTGCACAAGCAAAGTCAGTTATGGATGCGAAGACTGAAATATGCATGAATGGAGAATCTGAGTGCAAAGTGCAATCTTGCATTCGACAGTGCAATACTCTGAGCGGTAGACAAGCTGCCGATGACCGCAGCAGCTGGGTAACCGATAAACATTTAGATGATGAATCTGGTGATGCTTCGAGTACTGTGATGAACGGTGATGCTTCAACAACTGTGATGAATGGTGATGCTTCTCACGGTGTTACCTTGATGGTAAGTGTCGAAGATACTGGGATCGGTATCCCTGAGCAAGCACAAAAGCGGGTGTTCACACCGTTTATGCAGGCAGACAGCTCAACTTCTAGAAATTACGGAGGAACTGGTATTGGGTTGAGCATTAGCAAGTGCCTAGTTGAGCTAATGGGTGGTCAAATGGACTTCAAAAGCCGTCCTCAAATAGGAAGCACGTTCTTTTTCGCTGTTAAGTTTCAGAGCTGTGAGAATAATTTGATCGTAAATCTGAAGAAATCTCTTTCTGATGATCTGCCTAACTCGTTTAAGGGTATAAAAGCAGTTATAGTTGATGGCAAACCGGTTAGAGCTGCTGTCACAAAGTACCACTTGAAGCGAATCGGTATTCAGGCCCAGACCGTTGGTAGCATAGCAAAGGCAGTTGCAGTTTTCGGAAAATATGGCTCCCTGATTTCTAG AGATGAAAAGCCGCCAGATGTATTACTCGTTGAAAAGGATTTGTGGATCCCCGGTGAAGAATATGACATGATGCAGTTATCGAGCTGGAGAAAAAATGGCCATTTGTataaacttccaaagatggtcCTTCTTGCAACCAACATCACTGTTGCCGAGTGTGAGAAAGCGAAGGTGGCTGGATTTGAAGATACTGTCATCATGAAACCTCTGAGAGCGAGTATGGTGGCTGCGTGCTTGCAGCAGGTATTGGGGATCGGCAAAAAAAGGCAGCACGGGAAGGAATTGCTGAATAGAAGTATCGGTAAATCTGGCTTGCTATCTGGCAAGAAGTTTCTGGTGGTTGATGATAACGTGGTGAACCGTAGAGTTGCTGCCGGTGCCCTAAAAAAATTCGGTGCAGAAGTGCACTGCGCTTCGAGTGGCCAAGAGGCTCTGAAGTTGCTCCAAATACCACACGAGTTCAGTGCCTGCTTCATGGATATTCAGATGCCTGAAATGGACGG GTTTCAGGCAACCACTCTTATTCGGGAAATGGAGCGTAGAGCAAACGCACACGTGAACAGAGAGTGCACCACAGAAGGAGAGGCAAGGAAGGGTGAGTGGCACATCCCAATATTGGCGATGACGGCTGATGTCATACACGCCACGCTAGAGAAATGTTTGAAGATCGGCATGGATGGATATGTGTCGAAACCTTTCCAGGAGAAGAGTCTGTACGAGGCTGTGGCGAAGTTCTTCGAACCAAAGGAAACCATAAACTCTTCTTGA
- the LOC121755114 gene encoding annexin D5-like, translating into MCICTCLKELFNKNLHNSLEITESKMATLTVPPVLTSPRDDAQALYRAFKGFGCDTAAVINILAHRNAMQRALIEQEYKNIYSEELTKRLASELRGDIERAILLWMPDPAVRDATVVRKALSGDVIDLKAATEVICSRTSTQIQHFKQIYHAKFHAYLEHDIEYQASGDLKKLLLAYASAPRYEGPEVDRGLAEQDAKSLYKAGEKKLGTDEDTFIRIFAERSRAQLAAISSAYHSMYGNSLKKAVKRETSGNFELGLLTILQCAENPGRYFAKMLRKAMKGMGTDDKTLTRVIVTRAEIDLQYIKAEYQKKYGKSLNDAVQSETSSHYRTFLLALLGATHR; encoded by the exons ATGTGTATCTGTACTTGCCTCAAAGAGTTGTTCAACAAAAATCTGCATAATTCACTAGAAATCACAGAATCAAAGATGGCGACATTGACCGTTCCTCCAGTTTTGACTTCGCCTCGAGATGATGCCCAGGCACTCTACCGCGCTTTCAAGG GATTCGGGTGCGACACTGCAGCAGTTATTAATATCCTTGCTCATAGGAATGCAATGCAACGTGCTCTTATCGAGCAAGAgtacaaaaatatatattctgAAGAGCTTACTAAACGTCTGGCTTCAGAACTTAGGGGTGATATTGAG AGAGCAATTTTGCTTTGGATGCCTGATCCAGCTGTGCGTGATGCAACAGTAGTAAGGAAAGCTTTAAGTGGTGATGTCATTGACCTGAAAGCTGCTACTGAAGTTATTTGTTCGCGTACTTCAACTCAAATACAGCATTTTAAACAAATCTACCATGCAAAGTTTCATGCTTACCTTGAGCATGATATTGAATACCAAGCATCTGGTGATCTCAAAAAG TTGCTACTGGCATATGCTAGCGCTCCTCGGTATGAAGGTCCTGAGGTAGACAGGGGATTAGCAGAGCAAGATGCTAAGTCTCTCTATAAAGCTGGGGAGAAGAAGCTTGGAACTGATGAGGATACTTTCATACGCATATTTGCTGAACGGAGCCGGGCGCAATTGGCTGCTATTTCTTCTGCTTATCATAGCATGTATGGGAACTCGCTTAAAAAG GCCGTAAAAAGGGAAACGTCTGGGAACTTTGAGCTTGGTCTCTTGACTATATTACAGTGTGCTGAGAACCCTGGGAGGTATTTTGCAAAG ATGCTGCGCAAGGCAATGAAGGGTATGGGAACCGACGATAAAACCCTTACCAGGGTGATTGTGACAAGAGCGGAGATTGATCTGCAGTATATAAAAGCTGAGTACCAAAAGAAATATGGGAAATCGCTCAACGATGCAGTGCAATCAGAAACATCAAGCCATTACAGAACGTTCCTTCTGGCTCTATTGGGTGCCACGCACCGCTAG
- the LOC121756328 gene encoding ribosome biogenesis protein NOP53-like, giving the protein MGKRPKSSRKGKKEWRANISTEDIEDYYDKTTKDALSGGSLADVPSDSLFFLDKSRDLSVKRKIEKNREKVLRCDSVLQRNPFIKAIPSSTQNKQKSKRKGKAVSIPVDEDGAQGNVKDESAHCCGVLDLWEEKGVKAKIKKKPKTCIIPAVEVEHPGCSFNPHPESHQDALARAVADEMQKIYQHELEPQPIPLVVPGEAIDEEYKYFLEADADGTDDDENENQADVGDEDAEKSSQKTKRVTRVEFNRRARRKERLRIEAEDKKVKGLSKEIDSLPEIMQEIEKEDEEKHNRHLRRIVAKQERLKARPSRLGKYKFEPSPLQVLLTEEKTGSLRQLKGCCMLVRDRYKSLEKRGLIIPTKKGSRR; this is encoded by the exons ATGGGTAAGAGACCGAAGAGTTCAAGGAAGGGAAAGAAAGAATGGAGGGCCAACATAAGCACTGAAGATATTGAAGATTATTATGACAAAACCACAAAAGACGCTCTTTCCGGTGGTTCTTTGGCTGATGTCCCTAGTGATTCTCTTTTCTTCCTTGATAAATCCAGAG atcTTTCTGTTAAGCGGAAGATTGAGAAAAACAGAGAAAAAGTATTGCGATGTGATAGTGTGTTGCAGAGAAACCCTTTTATTAAAGCTATTCCATCCTCTACACAGAATAAGCAAAAGTCCAAGAGAAAGGGCAAAGCTGTATCCATACCAGTAGATGAAGATGGTGCACAGGGCAACGTGAAG GATGAAAGTGCGCATTGTTGTGGAGTTCTTGACTTGTGGGAAGAGAAAG GAGTGAAGGCCAAAATAAAAAAG AAGCCCAAGACTTGCATTATTCCCGCCGTTGAAGTTGAACATCCTGGATGCTCATTCAATCCTCACCCTGAGAGCCATCAG GACGCTTTAGCTCGTGCTGTTGCAGATGAAATGCAGAAAATTTACCAGCATGAATTGGAGCCTCAACCCATCCCTTTAGTTGTCCCTGGTGAAGCTATTGATGAAGAATAT AAATATTTCCTTGAGGCAGATGCGGATGGTACCGAtgatgatgaaaatgaaaatcagGCAGATGTAGGAGACGAGGATGCAGAAAAGAG TTCTCAAAAAACCAAAAGGGTGACAAGGGTAGAGTTTAACCGGAGGGCTAGAAGGAAGGAACGATTGAGAATTGAAGCAGAAGACAAAAAAGTGAAGGGACTTTCAAAAGAAATAGACAG TTTACCAGAAATAATGCAAGAAATTGAAAAAGAGGATGAAGAGAAACATAACCGACATCTCCGGAGGATTGTTGCCAAACAGGAAAGATTGAAAGCTCGTCCATCTCGCTTGGGAAAGTACAA ATTTGAGCCTTCTCCACTCCAAGTTCTATTGACTGAAGAGAAAACTGGTTCACTTCGGCAGTTGAAG GGTTGTTGTATGCTAGTCAGAGATCGTTACAAAAGCCTAGAGAAAAGAGGACTGATTATCCCAACAAAGAAGGGTAGCAG GAGGTAG